A part of Emys orbicularis isolate rEmyOrb1 chromosome 13, rEmyOrb1.hap1, whole genome shotgun sequence genomic DNA contains:
- the LOC135888183 gene encoding olfactory receptor 5B21-like — protein sequence MQLMEKEDVENQTDVTEFILLGFGDLPELQILLFLVFLVIYIVTMAGNILIIALVVTDQHLHTPMYFFLGNLSCLETCYTSALLPRMLASLLTGDRTISVGGCITQFFFFCFLATTECYLLAAMSYDRYLAICKPLHYGTCMNGKLCLQLAAGCWISGFLPCSIMMCFMSQVIFCGPNEMDHFFCDLTPILKLSCSDTRQMMLVFYIFFFPDAVSPFLLTLTSYVCIVSTILRIPSTTGRQKAFSTCSSHLIVVTLFYGTIVIVYMIPKSSNLRALNKVFSVFYTVLTPLVNPLIYSLRNREVKEALRKAVRKCLALTKNSD from the coding sequence ATGCAGCTCATGGAGAAAGAAGATGTGGAAAATCAAACAGATGTCACAGAATTCATTCTCCTGGGGTTTGGGGATCTCCCTGAACTGCAGATCCTTCTCTTCCTGGTtttcctagtgatctacattgtgaccaTGGCCGGAAACATCCTCATTATTGCTCTAGTTGTGacggatcagcaccttcacacccccatgtacttcttcctggggaacttgtcctgcctggagacctgctacacttctgccctcctgcccaggatgctggccagtctcttgactggggacagaaccatttctgtgGGGGGCTGCATAacacagttttttttcttttgttttctagcaactacagagtgtTATCTCCTGGCagcgatgtcttatgatcggtatttagccatatgcaaaccactgcactatggAACCTGTATGAATGGCAAGTTGTGCCTCCAGCTAGCAGCTGGGTGTTGGATAAGTGGATTTCTACCTTGTTCAATAATGATGTGTTTTATGTCACAAGTAAttttctgtggccccaatgaaatGGATCATTTCTTTTGTGATCTCACCCCAATTTTAAAGCTCTCCTGCAGCGACACCAGGCAAATGATGCtggttttttatatattttttttcccagATGCAGTTTCCCCATTTCTATTAACCTTGACATCTTATGTTTGTATCGTTAGCActatcctgagaatcccttccaccaccgggaggcaaaaggccttttccacctgctcctctcacctcattgtggtaACACTTTTCTATGGAACAATAGTGATTGTCTACATGATACCAAAATCCAGCAACCTGAGAGCCCTGAACAAAGTATTCTCTGTCTtctacacagtcctgactcccctggtcaatcccctcatctacagcctgagaaacagagaggtcaaggaggcCCTGAGAAAAGCTGTCAGGAAATGTCTGGCTCTCACAAAGAATTCAGACTAG